One Nicotiana tabacum cultivar K326 chromosome 23, ASM71507v2, whole genome shotgun sequence genomic window, catttttctaaCGTCAAATTGAGAGAGTGAATAGTAACTTTTTGAGATATATAGTCAAATATGAGTGATTTTATTgttctaagaaaaataaaaataacttttttagTAATTTTCATAACATAAATGACCATTCATGGAATTAACTCTTATTATATTATACTAAATAATTGTAGTATTGTTAATGTTTAAATAAAAAACAAACCGCTAATCTAAACCATTCAAGCGTACCAGAACAGAAATCAAGAAAATATCACACACAAAAGGACAGGAGGCCAGAGacagaaaaacaaaacaaagagagAGGGAAAAAGGGTGAGAGGTgggaaaaaaaaacagaaaatggGGTTTGAAGGGGAAAAGAGAGAAGAGGAAGGAGTAATGGCTAATGATTTCTTTTGGTCATATACTGATGAGCCTCATGCTTCTCGTAGAAGGCAAATCCTCTCTCAATACCCTCAGATTAAACAGCTTTTTGGCCCTGACCCTTTTGCCTTTCTCAAGGTATATATATGTATGCCCATTTTTATATAGATTTATGTATAAAGTTCATATCTTTATGTATGAATTAGTGTTAAATTGGTGTCAATTTGATGCATTATTGGTTTTGCTTCATGGATTTGTCTTAGATCTGGGATAATTATTGTGGTGGTGGTTTTTTTATTTGGGGGTGTGGGGGGGTCAAAAATTGAATCTttatactccctccattccaCTTTGTTTGGCACTATTATCTTTATTAGTCCTTCCTTGTGTGTTAATTTTGGACTAATGAGTTCAAAAAGGGAAATCTTTATACACCCTTTTGCCTTTTTCAAGGTATATgcccatatttatatatatgcatgtataatgTTGAAATCTTGATGTATAAGTTAGTGTTAACTTGGTATGAATTGATGCATTATTAGTTTTGCTTCATCGGTTTGTCTTAGATCTGGGATAATGTGGGGGATCAAAAATTGAATCTTTATAATCCCTCCATTCCATTATATTTGgcattattttcttattagttcTTACAAAAAAAGAATAACACATTTCTATATTTACTTAATAGTCCGTTCCTTATTAATTTTGGACTAATTGAGTTCCAAAAAGGGAAATCCTTTCACACCCTTCTGCCTTTCTCAAGGTATATATGCCCAattttatttatacatgtataaaGTTGAATTCTTTACGTATGGATTAGTCCTGTATTGGTATGAATTTGCTGCATTACTTAGTTTTGCTTAATTTGGTTGTCGTAGATCTGGGATACTGTGAGGTAAAAGATTGAATCTTTATTAAATAACTCCATCCCTTCTAGTTTACGCGGCATACTTTCCTTTGAATTTGTTTAAAAAAGAGTTGACatctttctatatttagaaataatttaactttaaaaattcatAGCCACACATAGATCACGAGTAAAGGGAACGAGGGTGCCTTAGATCTGGGATAATGTGGGAAAATCTTTATGATATTACTGGGATATTGTGATTCGGAATGCTATTAGCTTTTTTCTTTTAAGGAATTTGCTTCCTGAATCAGATAGTTCAATTGTGGTACATATACTCTCGGTTGAAATTTATTCTAAGAGAGCGGATTtcgaaattgaaaataaaatcaaatccgGATATGGTCTTCGATTTGTCTTGTTTTGTCCAACTAGATTCTAAAACTAGTAATTTCTATTAGGTTCCACATTTTATCTTTCCCTACTGCCCCATCCTTGTAGCTAGATCAAGAAAGAACCTCCCCTCaccttttttcttctctcttttcccCTAAAACCAAAgtgggaaaaaaagaagaaagagaaatcaTGACTGTATCATCAACTTGTGACTGCTCGTGCATTCAGATCAGTATCTATTGTTTGATAGAAACACCTTTTATTGCTATAGGCACTTTAGCTCATTGATATGATGGTATGATCACAACCCCTTTTCTACAAAGTCCAATATTTTGATAGATGATGTTATATGATGATATTATGTTCTATTCCGGATGTCTTTTCTTAGACAACTTAAATAATGGTGACAACAGAAAATTCCTGTGACTATGACTTGCTCATGTATATGCAGTTTGAGCGTCCTAACTAGATTCCTTGGAGGACAACATTAGATGTTATTACATAAATTACGAGTTATAAAATCTATTTCTAAAATATGAGGAACTTGTCACAGAAACTGATAAGTGCTGCTAAATTCATATATTTATAAATAGATATGTTTCATTAATGTTTGAGATAGCTATTTCGGCAGCAATATTTTCAAATGAGCACTCATTATCATTTATTTATCTATTATGGCAGCAAATCTGTCAAATTTTAGTGCTTACTGTGTATTCTTATTGAATATTAACTATGTACTTCCcccgtcccaatttatgtggcacTATTTGACTTGGCATGGAatttaataaagaaaagaagacttttgaaaattttggttcaaaataagccttagatgGCCACAGATCATCTCATTAGGGGTTATTGGGAAAATttgaagttaaattatttctaaatatggAAAGGTGACATTCCCATAGGAGTCATAAAGCACTAGGTTTCTTCCCATCTGcccaagccttggtggatagagttgCCTGGTACATGTTGCTAGTGGGAAGGTGGCAGGTATCCGGTGAAATTAGTTGAGGTGCGTGCAAGTTGGCCCGGACACCACGGTTatcaaaaaaatatgaaaaagtgaCATTCTTTCTAGgtcagactaaaaaggaaagagtgccacataaattgggacggagggagtatGAATTTGTGTATAGTCTTGCAGACTATTTAAATTTCTCGGTCTCTCAAATGTTTTTCCTATTGATCAATAAACTTTGTCCTCTGCAGATATCTGGAGTTGTTTTGCTTCAGCTTTGGACTGCTACCTTCCTTCAAGATGCAAGTTGGCTGAAGATATTGATAGTAGCCTACTTTTTCGGCTCTTTTCTAAACCACAATCTCTTCTTGGCTATTCATGAACTAAGTCATAACCTCGCTTTCTCTACTCCAGTCTACAACCGTTGGCTCGGAAtatttgccaaccttcccgtgggtgTGCCCATGTCTGTTACCTTCCAAAAGTATCACCTCGAGCACCATCGCTTCCAAGGAGTTGATGGAATCGACATGGACATCCCGAGCCTTGCTGAAGCCCATGTCGTCAAAAATGTTCTTGCAAAATCTATATGGGTTATTCTCCAACTTTTCTTTTATGCTTTCCGGCCACTTTTTCTTAAACCTAAACCACCTGGCATATGGGAGTTCATTAATTTGATTATCCAGCTATCCCTCGACGGAGCTATGGTTTACTTCTGGGGCTGGAAATCACTCGCTTATCTAATTCTGTCTACTTTTGTTGGGGGCGGGATGCACCCAATGGCTGGTCACTTCATCTCCGAGCATTATGTCTTCAATCCTGAGCAGGAGACATACTCCTATTACGGTCCCCTTAACCTTATGACTTGGAGTGTAGGATACCACAACGAGCACCACGACTTTCCCAGAATTTCCGGAAGCAAGCTCTACAAGGTGAAGGAGATTGCGCCAGAATATTATGAAAACTTAGATTCTTACAAATCTTGGAGCCAGGTCATCTACATGTACATAATGGATCGAACAGTTGGACCTTTCAGCAGAATGAAGAGAAAGTTGTCAACAAAGGCAAATAAGTCCGAATAGGTGCAGTGGTAGTCGTTTCTTCCTTGCTAATACTTTCAGTCTTACTATGTGATATTTCTTGTCTGTTTTGATTCTTGTAACAATATGATATAGTTCCGGCATCATGTGCAATAGAGTTGATGTAGCAGTGACTAAGTTCATCTTTAATCATGTATAATATTCCTTAATTATGGGATTTCCATGTTATTTATTTTACTGCATATAGTCTCTTCAATTGGAAATAAAGGGGAAAAGAAATGACCCATCTGAAGCCTTGGATagtgatgtcgcccaaactcacaccacaaatataggtagtgaggcggtcgaagtaataataaaacccaacgcaagtcggggtcgaatcctcagggagttagagttgggattaggtatatatttagtgtaattgtacaacatgccttagattacacttccacattcttgtttgttgtttctacttctactttaaactattgattgcaattataaaactaggagacaatatttttggttttggttgtttttcaaatgataaagatctagggtcgtgacttccacctaggtggttacctaatgggttgaAAACTCTAGGACAAGCCTGATTggtcggggttgtaatatagcaatcacacgcaattacccactctatacctctcggtagtttgagttgttttgcccaatttggctttctcaagtccaaatgggtattgcacaaaacaagtgaataatgctcaagtcgggtcttactatctctagattcaaccctttaattggggctatcaatttcttgagttcactctaatttcttgttagccaagtttttctagacttagtctctctttctcaagtagagactaagtcaattaggcatgaatcaatgtttgcaaccattaattcttgaattcaagcaagaactaggctaaatatcactaacccaatcacaaacaagtcctaaatcaaacacca contains:
- the LOC107807159 gene encoding sphingolipid delta(4)-desaturase DES1-like (The RefSeq protein has 1 substitution compared to this genomic sequence), which translates into the protein MGFEGEKREEEGVMANDFFWSYTDEPHASRRRQILSQYPQIKQLFGPDPFAFLKISGVVLLQLWTATFLQDASWLKILIVAYFFGSFLNHNLFLAIHELSHNLAFSTPVYNRWLGIFANLPVGVPMSVTFQKYHLEHHRFQGVDGIDMDIPSLAEAHVVKNVLAKSIWVILQLFFYAFRPLFLKPKPPGIWEFINLIIQLSLDGAMVYFWGWKSLAYLILSTFVGGGMHPMAGHFISEHYVFNPEQETYSYYGPLNLMTWSVGYHNEHHDFPRIPGSKLYKVKEIAPEYYENLDSYKSWSQVIYMYIMDRTVGPFSRMKRKLSTKANKSE